TAGCGAAACGAGAAGGAAACCTGAGCGAAAAAACgagacatcttcttcttcttctttagcaGGAGAGCTTAAACCTGACAACACCATAACCAGAGGAGCGATACAACCAGATTACATACACATCGATCATATAAATTCAGATTCGAACGACTCGGTACAGTTTTTAACACGAAGAAATCGAATCGAATCGATCTACACAAAACTCGAACAGAGATGAAGAAGGAAGGAGTTACCTAAGTggagatgatggagatgaacGAAGGTAGAGATGCCTGATGAGAATCTCTGTGAAGGAGATAAGTGTAGCCGTCGAAAGTGTTCGATTCgagatattaatatatcaaatggAATTAGGGTTTCCTAGTCACGAATTAAACCGACGTAGTTCTTGGATGGAGCTAAACCGGCCGGCTTGGTATTTATGCGCAGTAAATAAACCGTAATTCTAATTGATATCTCAAACCCCCCGgtttaatatttacttttgttCTTTACTGCTTGTTAGATTTATCTATGAAATTATGGATTGCTTTGTACAATTAACATTTTAATCACCAACGGTTTTGATTAGTGAATACAGTATTTTTTACAACGTTTCAGAAAAATTATACAAATGAATCTGCAAACAATAGGACTCAGTCTGAAACAAAACTCTTCCATGATCTTCAACACAACATTGGTTTCATTGTTTCTATCTCCACCCTTTCTTAACCTGTCTTTACATCAGTGGAAGATGCATTACTCTTCCGGAGCCATACGTTGACAAGAATTGAATCAATCATGATCTACACAAAAGTATGCTAAACAATAAGATTATGCACACAGAAGTTATCATAATGGAAGGGGGACAATGCAACTTTGAACCTGGTTTAAGTGTGCAGCTACGCAAGGAAGAACCAAAAGCCCTGGTTCACCAAATGCGCCACGCAACTGCTCCACCACCGCCACCATTACTGGTAATGTTTTCTATAGGCacggaaacaaaaaaaaaaaaaaccgagccATGACTTTCAAATTAAGAGATCAGATCGGTGAAATTTTGTTGGTACCTGGCTTGCAACTAGCAAAACTGCTGTGCCATTTCCTTTGGAGTTCTTACTATTATAATCACCTGAAAGACCTGAGAGGATCCGGATTGAAAGAGCATTGAATGCTAGTAAAGAGAGATGAAGCAATCTGTACAAGACATAAAGGTTCTTCTGTCAATACGTGTGTTTCCCAATTTCTAGCAAACCACTCATATATGTTCTTAACAACCACACAACTAGAGAACACTCATCTTTTACAtgttattaataaaatgattCATGTTAAAGAAGAATTAATGCATACATTCCAATGCAAATGGCGGCAAGAAAAACCTTAGGCTCAACGGATAATAGCAGTGATCTTGACCTGCTAACTTGGATCCATGGCACCTAGATTGGTAATCATGAGATAAACATACTATCAAGTtccttccaaaaaaaaaaaaaaagaaggtaaatGCAATAACAAAGTCAGACCATTTGATAACCATATGATATCTACTATTTGATTCAAGCTTTGAAATGGCATTAGGCACATTAATTTCATGGAATAGTTCTAACTTCCTACGGATAAAGTGTCAACATTAAGATTCCTGCTAGAAATGATTTAGAAGTCTTACCAAACTGAGGCAGATTGCGTTCATTCTCGAAAACAGTTTACGGTTGTTGTCAACAAAGTTTGCGAAACCTGTATCACACATTTCAATAAGAGACTCATTGTCACACTAAAGTGGCTCTCCTCCAAAACTGTTTTCAATAGAGTTAGTCAATTATCATCACTTGTGTATCACATTTGAAAATATTCTAGTTCTAGATGATTAACCATAGAGTTCATATATTCAAATTAGTTTCACCAGAAAGGGGAGAGATAACAAATGAGGCTCACCTTTGAATGTTTCCCGAATAACCTATAACAGATAACACACACAAATATGTCAAAGCCCCACTCTTAAGTGATAAAATAGGGTTTTGGCAACAACCGCCAATGAATACTAAAGCTTTCACAATTAGTGtcccatataataaaaactgaAATGAAATCATCATTGCAGTAACAAAAGGTAGGTCACACAGAAAGATGGTCTCACCTTGCCAATGATCAAAGGGATTAACAGAGTAACTATAAGACTTCTGAATAGTTGGTCAGTGGGAAACGAGACCCCTACTCCTCCGGCTATGTATCTTGATACCCAAAACGGAATCTGATAAAATGTGTCAAGCCAACCATGTTAGCATCAGTGACTGAAATCATAATGCAAGACCTTATGCTATTTTGAAACAATTGCCTAGCAATCCCTGAATAGACCAGGAAGCAAACTGACTAGAACTATAATTGATTCAGAATGATCAATTCCTAGTTTCAAAGGGGTAACAGATAATTATGTACTTACAGTTAAAATGCCTAACAAGTTGGATGCCACAGTGACCGCCAGAGCAAGAGCAGAGTTTCCCCCAGCAAGCTGAATTGGAATTGTGGTAAGTTAATGGAGAACgcagaaaaaaacaattatgcacaaaatattgattttggaaaaatatatcaaactgAGTACGTGAGTGAGGGCAACACCACTTGATAAGGTGGTTGGCATACAGCAAAATATACCTAGCCCTGTAAATATGTATGATGACATAGTTAAGTTTTAGAGTCCTCAAATCTGTTTTGAGCGTCAATTAAGTGATTAACTGAAGAATAAAGTATCAAGAGAAAAAACTATAGGGCACTAACTAATCAAGTTGCATTTAATATTATGCAACTTGTAAGCTTTTCCTGCCCGTCACTCTTAAATAGAAATTGAATAAGATCTAAACAAGACATCAATGTGGATGCTGTTGGATACAAAATCACAAAGGAAATGAAATTGGCTCTTTGGTCAACCAGTATCATCAATCTGTCTCAGAAACTAAAACTAGTTGTACATGTAAAACTGGTGGCTATCTATCAAACCAGAAACAAATTTACTCAAACTGTAGATTTCCTTACGGTAAACCAATGCAAGTCAGTTATAAAGCAGTATCAATCAGGAAAGAGCATGATCTTTATTCTagttgaagagagagagagacagagtaACCTGTAACAAGCTCCTGAGGTTGGAGTTGGAATAGCATAACTAGCCTTGAGAAGGATGGAGTGAGCAACAAAATAGAGGCCTGAAAAGGAGAGAAAAATCTTAATTATGTAGTATATAACTAACATAAGCTAAGAAAAATCACTACCAAAAGATCAAACATTCTGCAAGTCATAAAACATGACTGAAGAAAAGTACATTGGGGACAATAAGGGGTTTCTACTCATTACATTGTCTTATTAGCAGAGGAGATCTAaactagagaaaagatgaaccATTCAGAGAAGG
The window above is part of the Brassica napus cultivar Da-Ae chromosome C8, Da-Ae, whole genome shotgun sequence genome. Proteins encoded here:
- the LOC106432312 gene encoding probable sodium/metabolite cotransporter BASS4, chloroplastic; this encodes MQNNAATLQNKDLIFFFLLSNSTPTLPMATIASMLASTRNPFPCCRQPLYPGSRYLEPCGRRTPTVPRFIRACQPSEKVGGDGGGVSASAKSYHFGNELLSFASDNFLPLALVTGVGMGFANPSLGCLADKYSLSKFSTCGIFIISGLTLRTEAIGAAVKGWPLGIFGLASILLLTPSFSRLVMLFQLQPQELVTGLGIFCCMPTTLSSGVALTHLAGGNSALALAVTVASNLLGILTIPFWVSRYIAGGVGVSFPTDQLFRSLIVTLLIPLIIGKVIRETFKGFANFVDNNRKLFSRMNAICLSLVPWIQVSRSRSLLLSVEPKVFLAAICIGILLHLSLLAFNALSIRILSGLSGDYNSKNSKGNGTAVLLVASQKTLPVMVAVVEQLRGAFGEPGLLVLPCVAAHLNQIMIDSILVNVWLRKSNASSTDVKTG